Below is a genomic region from Spirosoma radiotolerans.
TATTGGCCTTCGTCAGCGGTTCGAACATCACAATCTCGTCAATCCGGTTCAGGAATTCGGGACGTATCGTTTGGCGTAGCAACTCCAGTACGGCTGCTTTGGCTTCTTCCAGCACCAGCGAGTGGTTCCAGCCCTCATCTTCTGTAAACTTCTCCTGAATCAGGTGGCTGCCGATGTTGGAGGTCATGATGATAATCGTGTTCTTGAAGTTGGCTACACGGCCTTTGTTGTCCGTCAAGCGCCCTTCATCGAGTACTTGCAGCAGGATGTTCCAGACATCGGGGTGTGCTTTTTCGATTTCGTCAAGCAACACAACCGAGTAGGGTTTCCGGCGGACGGCTTCGGTCAATTGACCTCCTTCGTCGTAGCCTACATAGCCCGGAGGGGCACCAATCAGGCGGCTCACGGCGTGGCGCTCCTGATACTCTGACATATCGATCCGGACCAGCGCATTTTCATCATTGAACAGATACTCGGCCAGCGTCCGGGCAACTTCGGTTTTACCAACACCCGTGGTGCCCAGGAAGATAAACGAACCAATTGGCCGTTTGGGGTCTTGCATACCGGCCCGGCTCCGACGGACTGCGTCGGCTACAACCTCTATGGCTTCGGCTTGTCCGGCTACGCGTTTGCCCAGTTCTTTCTCCAGATTGAGCAGTTTCTCGCGGTCGCTCTGCAGCATTTTCGACACCGGAATGCCAGTCCACTTAGCCACTACCTCGGCAATATCGTCGGCGCTGACTTCTTCCTGCATCATTCGCTCAGAATTGTCCTGACCAGCACCTTCTTTCGTCAGTGTGTTGAGCTTCGTTTCAATTTCGGGAATACGACCGTACCGAATTTCGGCTACTTTACCGTAATCGCCGGAGCGTTCGGCCTGATCGGCTTCAAAACGAAGCTGATCGAGTTGTTCTTTCAGCGTCCGGCCTTCATTAACCGACTCTTTTTCTGACTCCCACTTGGCTTTCAGATCATTACGTTGCTCGCTGAGGTCTTCGATCTGCTTATTCAGCATCGTTTCTTTTTCCTTGTCGTTTTCACGACGGATGGCCTCGCGCTCAATTTCCAGCTGCATGATCCGGCGATTCAGTTCATCGAGTTCTTCGGGAACCGAATCCATTTCCAGCCGCAGTTTGGCAGCCGCTTCGTCCATCAGGTCAATGGCTTTATCGGGCAGAAAACGATCGGTTATGTACCGTGTCGACAGTTCAACGGCGGCAATAACCGCATCATCTTTAATCCGAACACCGTGGTGCAGTTCGTATTTTTCTTTGATGCCGCGCAGAATCGAAATGGCATCGGCTGTGTCGGGCTCGTCGACCATAACGGCCTGAAACCGGCGTTCGAGCGCCTTATCTTTCTCAATATATTTTTGGTACTCTTTCAGCGTGGTAGCACCAATCGTATGCAACTCTCCACGCGACAAAGCGGGTTTCAGCAGGTTGGCTGCGTCCATCGCGCCTTCGCCACCGGCACCCGCCCCAATGAGTGTATGAATCTCGTCGATGAACAGAATGATCTGGCCATCGGAGTCCGTAACTTCCTTAATAACGGCCTTCAACCGTTCTTCAAACTCGCCTTTGTATTTAGCACCTGCTATAAGCAGGCCCATGTCGAGCGAGACGATGGTTTTGGTTTTGAGGTTTTCCGGAACGTCGCCCGATACGATTCGTTGAGCCAGGCCTTCAACGATGGCAGTTTTACCAACGCCCGGCTCGCCCAGCAGGATCGGGTTGTTTTTGGTCCGGCGGCTCAAAATCTGCAGTACCCGCCGAATTTCTTCATCGCGACCAATGACCGGGTCAATTTTGCCCGTTCGCGCCCGTTCGTTCAGGTTGATACTGAACCGTTCCAGGGATTGATATTTAGCTTCTGCGTTCTGATCTTTCACCGAATTTCCTTTTCTAAGTTCGTTGATAGCCGCTTTCGTTTGTTTTTCATTAAAACCGGCATCTTTCAATAACGTTGCAATTTGGTCTTTACCGGCCATTAGTCCCAAAAACATCAGCTCGACACTCACAAATTCGTCGCCAAATTCTTTGGTATAACTGCTGGCCTTAGCTAAAGCAGTGGCCGTATCATTCGATAGGTATACGCTCCCGTTGCCTCCCGATACTTTGGGATAGGTGGTCAGGATAGCCTCCAGAGCACCGCTGGTATTTTTTATATTGATTCCTGCTTTTTTAGCGACGAAACCAATAACGTTCTCATCTTCCGACAGAATCGCTTGGAGTAAGTGCCCAGTTTCGATCCCTTGCTGGCCGTTGCCCAGGGCGATCTCCGACGCCTTCTGCACGACCTCCTGTGCTTTTATGGTGTAATTTTTGAAGTCCATGATGGTATAGG
It encodes:
- the clpB gene encoding ATP-dependent chaperone ClpB, giving the protein MDFKNYTIKAQEVVQKASEIALGNGQQGIETGHLLQAILSEDENVIGFVAKKAGINIKNTSGALEAILTTYPKVSGGNGSVYLSNDTATALAKASSYTKEFGDEFVSVELMFLGLMAGKDQIATLLKDAGFNEKQTKAAINELRKGNSVKDQNAEAKYQSLERFSINLNERARTGKIDPVIGRDEEIRRVLQILSRRTKNNPILLGEPGVGKTAIVEGLAQRIVSGDVPENLKTKTIVSLDMGLLIAGAKYKGEFEERLKAVIKEVTDSDGQIILFIDEIHTLIGAGAGGEGAMDAANLLKPALSRGELHTIGATTLKEYQKYIEKDKALERRFQAVMVDEPDTADAISILRGIKEKYELHHGVRIKDDAVIAAVELSTRYITDRFLPDKAIDLMDEAAAKLRLEMDSVPEELDELNRRIMQLEIEREAIRRENDKEKETMLNKQIEDLSEQRNDLKAKWESEKESVNEGRTLKEQLDQLRFEADQAERSGDYGKVAEIRYGRIPEIETKLNTLTKEGAGQDNSERMMQEEVSADDIAEVVAKWTGIPVSKMLQSDREKLLNLEKELGKRVAGQAEAIEVVADAVRRSRAGMQDPKRPIGSFIFLGTTGVGKTEVARTLAEYLFNDENALVRIDMSEYQERHAVSRLIGAPPGYVGYDEGGQLTEAVRRKPYSVVLLDEIEKAHPDVWNILLQVLDEGRLTDNKGRVANFKNTIIIMTSNIGSHLIQEKFTEDEGWNHSLVLEEAKAAVLELLRQTIRPEFLNRIDEIVMFEPLTKANIRKIVDIQFRQIKQRLNENGVQLDATDEVLDKLGEEGFDPQFGARPLKRVLQRRVLNELSKSILSGEVKKDSVVLMELNSDGEIAFTNLDAEIEL